One genomic window of Mucilaginibacter sp. SJ includes the following:
- a CDS encoding serpin family protein, whose translation MTRKLTLLCFGILAITACKKGGISPVNKDPGKDLVLSATEQQQIGPGNAFTLKLFSANVNSLDADKNLIISPLSVSFAIGMTSNGASGQTLTDIRKTMEFSSFTEDQVNSYYHNLITNLPDLDPNTTLKIANSIWYANNFTVLPAFLKTNTDFYNAEVKTLDFSNESASLTTINGWVSQQTNSKIPKILDKISDGARMYLINAIYFKSIWKTRFDAKETFKAPFRLSNGGTVQADFMTNSHADFKSAYYNGTNVVELPYSNSKYSMILMMPDEDIKSFAQGLDSNKWNLLMGKLTAGKSDITMPRFKFSYDITLNDILKSLGMSIAFSDMADFSRINAGGGLTISEVKHKAYIDVNEDGTEAAAVTSVGIVTTAAPPTHVFNKPFIFAIREMKTGLILFEGIVRNPALSE comes from the coding sequence ATGACGCGCAAACTAACCTTACTTTGTTTTGGAATTTTAGCCATAACCGCCTGTAAAAAGGGAGGTATCAGCCCTGTTAATAAAGATCCGGGTAAAGACCTGGTGCTTTCCGCAACCGAACAGCAACAGATTGGACCCGGTAATGCTTTTACCTTAAAGCTTTTCAGCGCTAATGTAAATAGCCTTGACGCGGATAAAAACCTCATCATTTCGCCATTAAGCGTAAGCTTTGCCATAGGGATGACCAGTAACGGCGCCAGCGGGCAAACCCTTACAGATATCCGCAAAACCATGGAGTTTAGCAGTTTTACCGAAGATCAGGTTAATAGTTACTATCATAATCTCATTACAAACCTCCCCGATCTCGATCCAAATACTACACTTAAAATAGCCAATTCCATTTGGTATGCTAATAATTTTACGGTGCTGCCGGCATTCCTGAAAACCAATACCGATTTTTATAATGCCGAAGTAAAAACCCTCGATTTTAGCAATGAATCAGCATCCCTAACTACTATTAATGGTTGGGTAAGCCAGCAAACTAATAGCAAGATTCCAAAGATCCTTGATAAAATTTCGGATGGGGCCCGGATGTACCTCATCAATGCCATTTATTTTAAAAGCATATGGAAAACCCGTTTTGATGCGAAAGAAACCTTTAAGGCGCCATTTCGCTTGTCAAATGGCGGCACTGTACAAGCTGATTTTATGACCAATAGCCATGCCGACTTTAAAAGCGCGTATTATAATGGTACAAACGTGGTTGAACTGCCTTATAGTAACAGTAAATACAGCATGATATTGATGATGCCCGATGAAGATATAAAAAGCTTTGCGCAGGGCCTTGATTCAAATAAATGGAATTTACTGATGGGTAAACTCACCGCCGGTAAATCGGACATTACCATGCCCAGGTTTAAATTTAGCTATGATATTACGCTGAATGATATTTTAAAATCATTAGGGATGAGCATTGCCTTTAGCGATATGGCTGATTTTAGTCGCATTAACGCGGGTGGCGGCCTTACTATATCCGAGGTAAAACACAAAGCATATATTGATGTGAATGAAGACGGTACCGAAGCCGCGGCGGTAACATCTGTTGGGATAGTGACCACGGCAGCCCCACCAACTCACGTTTTTAATAAACCTTTCATTTTTGCGATACGTGAAATGAAAACCGGGCTGATACTATTTGAAGGGATCGTGAGAAACCCGGCGCTGAGTGAATAA
- a CDS encoding rhomboid family intramembrane serine protease — translation MAFSFTPSFHKETTLDGLDQKRYLAIAIETARHLQWNIIYTGKNGFIAMVDGGFLTPIQEFRLIIKEDTALVISKNADGKLNDWAKLNQENVDTFIETLGQFQTSVTDDQVEEKLTELAPIFESAADDLLNAPLPSTKQNLLKFLGFFIPQKGYVITPLIIYINVAIFVIMVICGISFFEPSVKDLLSWGADYGPMTLNNQWWRLISNIFLHIGIFHIALNMYALIYIGVLLEPVLGKLKFASAYLLTGLVASLTSISYNGFSVSAGASGAIFGMYGVFLSLLTTNVIDKSVRKQLLISIALFVGFNLLYGTKSGIDNAAHVGGLLSGFAIGYLYYPSIIQPDKKGTELIVTMLIAVVTLGGSIVVYRMIPNVVGIYETKMKDFAIKESMALEVMSMPKDTTKELLLSELKDRGLYYWQENISLLNAVDSLPLPDVYKERDATLKQYCELRIKSYNLYYKQIEGKQPVSQSTIDSLNKEITDIIDGLNQSSKVKY, via the coding sequence ATGGCATTCAGCTTTACTCCTTCTTTTCACAAAGAAACCACTCTCGATGGCCTGGATCAAAAACGCTATCTCGCTATAGCAATTGAAACCGCCCGGCATCTTCAATGGAATATCATTTATACCGGAAAAAACGGTTTCATAGCGATGGTGGATGGAGGCTTTCTAACCCCAATTCAGGAGTTTCGCCTTATTATTAAGGAGGATACCGCATTGGTAATCAGTAAAAATGCAGATGGAAAACTCAATGACTGGGCCAAATTAAATCAAGAAAATGTAGATACTTTTATTGAAACGCTCGGCCAGTTCCAAACATCAGTAACAGATGATCAGGTGGAAGAAAAACTGACCGAACTTGCTCCTATATTTGAATCGGCAGCAGATGATCTTCTGAATGCTCCTCTGCCATCAACTAAACAAAACCTTTTAAAATTCCTTGGCTTTTTTATTCCTCAAAAAGGTTATGTTATAACTCCTTTGATCATTTATATCAATGTAGCCATATTCGTTATTATGGTGATATGCGGAATATCCTTTTTTGAACCCTCTGTAAAAGATCTGTTAAGCTGGGGTGCCGACTACGGACCAATGACCCTGAACAACCAATGGTGGCGATTGATTAGCAATATCTTTCTTCATATTGGAATTTTCCATATTGCACTGAATATGTATGCCCTAATATATATAGGCGTTTTGCTTGAGCCGGTGCTCGGTAAGCTGAAATTTGCTTCAGCGTATCTCCTTACAGGATTGGTGGCGAGCCTTACAAGCATATCATATAACGGCTTTAGTGTTAGTGCAGGCGCTTCAGGTGCTATATTTGGTATGTACGGGGTGTTCCTGTCTCTGCTCACTACCAATGTAATTGATAAATCTGTACGCAAGCAGCTTTTGATAAGCATAGCGTTATTTGTAGGATTTAACCTGTTGTATGGCACTAAATCAGGTATTGATAATGCGGCACATGTAGGTGGCTTACTTAGCGGGTTTGCAATTGGCTATCTGTATTATCCAAGCATTATCCAGCCGGATAAAAAAGGGACAGAACTAATAGTTACCATGCTTATTGCTGTTGTTACATTAGGTGGCAGTATAGTGGTTTACCGCATGATTCCTAATGTAGTTGGCATTTACGAAACTAAAATGAAAGATTTCGCCATAAAAGAATCAATGGCCTTAGAAGTAATGAGTATGCCTAAAGATACCACCAAAGAGCTTTTACTCTCTGAGCTTAAAGACCGTGGATTATATTATTGGCAGGAGAACATCAGTCTTCTCAATGCTGTCGACTCGCTCCCGCTTCCTGATGTTTACAAAGAACGGGATGCCACATTAAAACAATACTGCGAATTGCGGATTAAAAGCTATAACCTTTATTATAAGCAGATTGAAGGGAAGCAGCCAGTTTCACAAAGCACTATTGATTCGCTCAATAAAGAGATAACTGATATTATTGACGGTCTTAACCAGAGTTCGAAGGTAAAATACTAA